Below is a window of Impatiens glandulifera chromosome 2, dImpGla2.1, whole genome shotgun sequence DNA.
GAAGTGGAGTTTTGGAAGAAACGTTCAATTTATAGAATTCCAGACTCGGTTATTAACATCAACAACAAGAAGGCCTACAAGCCTCAATTAGTCTCTTTTGGACCTTATCATCACGGAGAAGAACATCTCAAATCCATGGAGGGTCATAAGGAACGTGTCCtccttcattttcttaaaagatCGAAGAAGCCACTCAATCTTTATGTCCAATCCTTGTCCAATTGTATAAACACTATTCTCGAATCTccatatgattttatttttgttttacttttGTTCCACCATCTAATATCGTGTGCATGTTTTTGTTTCGAAGTGGTGAAGGATTTGAAAGAATCTTATGATTTGTTGGAAGATTTTCATGTGTGGAATGACTATGCGTTCCTTAAGTTAATGATTCTCGACGGTTGTTTCATGCTTGAGGTCTTGAGGACAGCGACTCAAACGCTTGATGATTATGCTCATAACGATCCTATATTCAGTGATCATGGAAAGCTTAACATCATACCATATATCAGAAGAGATATGCTCATGCTTGAGAATCAATTACCTTTTTCTCTCCTCTGCAACTTGATCGCCATTGAAAATGACAAGGTCACAACATTTTTTACTCTTTCTCCATTACTAATAAATAATCAAGTTATAAACTAAATacatattttacttatttttattttaaaatattttatacaattaacttAATCAAAATAACTCCAAATATAACTCATTTGATCACccaacaatatatttttttaatttatccagattatttatatataaccctACATCTAAAAAGTTCTCACTCTTAAAACCCTTGTTGATTGGTTAATAGGATGGTTTTCAAATAAGAATATAAgtaaaactaactaatatatagtCTAAACCGAaccaaaaacaatttataaaattttatgacgTTTAACGTTTTAGTGACAGTTAAACTATCAATTAGTCatggttaaaatttataaaaaaaaaatatacataattcaGAACTTATAATTATACTTTAACATTTCACTTAATAACTAGTTTTTACAAACTAACAAAATCGATCCAACCGATCAAACCAAAACCAacaattaaaagttattttaaactGACTTCAGCAGTTTTGTTATACATTTTTGTGTTCGAACCGAACATCTTACTTTTAATTCCTCCTATTGCAGGACGacgatgaaagaaaaataatcaaCTTAGTGTTGAAGTTCAACAACTTGACAACAACAggagaaatgaatgaaaaaagtTTACATATATTAGACATCTTTAGAAAGAGTCTCATATGGCAAGATCCAAAAACACAACTTTCGCATGGTATCGATAAAGATGGCGGCTATCAAGAAGAGATAATTCGATCAGCAATGAAACTAAACGAAGCCGGAATCCAATTAAAAAAAAGCAAATCCAATAGCCTAAAAGACATCACATTCAAACGAGGATCGCTCAAGCTCCCAACATTAGTGGTTGACGACACAACCGAATCAATGTTCCTAAACCTAATCGCGTTCGAGCGTTTTCATGTGGGTGCAGGAAACGAAGTTACCTCTTACCTATCCTTCATGGATGACCTCATAGACAATGCAAATGATGTTAGTTTGCTTCAATCGAAGGGGATAATTCAAAACGCGATTGGTAGCGATAAAGCGGTTGCGAATCTATTTAATTCTCTTTCGAAAGATGTGACGTTGGATCAAAATATGAATTTGGATCAAGTTCGTTACAAAGTGCATAGGTATTGTAAGAAGAGTTGGAATGAATGGAGGGCGAATTTGATTCAGACATACTTTAGAAATCCATGGGCGATTTTGACGGTTATTGCTGCTATACTTCTGTTTTCTCTTTCGATTCTTCAGACCATTTATACGGTTTATCCTTATTATCATCCCCGTCAAAATAGTTCTTCTCCGCCACCGCCTCCGCCGCCTAATTCCTGATTGTCCGGCATGCATGTGAGTTTGATGGAGGATTTCGTGTTTAGTGTTGTTTTTTAAGTTTGTGAGAGTTTGAGTGTGTAGTCTATTGTTAATTCTCATTTTTATGATATGTAATTTGTTTGTTTCAAGgaaaattttagttaaataaaactCACTGTTCCATTTTCGcttattaaaaaagtattataatttgaagcatgatataaaaaatatttgaataacaaaaattagctctttttcttttttatgatttttc
It encodes the following:
- the LOC124924060 gene encoding UPF0481 protein At3g47200-like, with translation MMEMVEIGNSSEWVIKVQENVDKMDNSKEVEFWKKRSIYRIPDSVININNKKAYKPQLVSFGPYHHGEEHLKSMEGHKERVLLHFLKRSKKPLNLYVQSLSNLVKDLKESYDLLEDFHVWNDYAFLKLMILDGCFMLEVLRTATQTLDDYAHNDPIFSDHGKLNIIPYIRRDMLMLENQLPFSLLCNLIAIENDKDDDERKIINLVLKFNNLTTTGEMNEKSLHILDIFRKSLIWQDPKTQLSHGIDKDGGYQEEIIRSAMKLNEAGIQLKKSKSNSLKDITFKRGSLKLPTLVVDDTTESMFLNLIAFERFHVGAGNEVTSYLSFMDDLIDNANDVSLLQSKGIIQNAIGSDKAVANLFNSLSKDVTLDQNMNLDQVRYKVHRYCKKSWNEWRANLIQTYFRNPWAILTVIAAILLFSLSILQTIYTVYPYYHPRQNSSSPPPPPPPNS